The Oncorhynchus masou masou isolate Uvic2021 chromosome 6, UVic_Omas_1.1, whole genome shotgun sequence genome has a window encoding:
- the LOC135541581 gene encoding zona pellucida sperm-binding protein 3-like, producing MLFIDYSSAFNTIVPSKLIVKLGDLGLNPALDTSGESGKFLGIHINDKLKWSNHTDGVVKKAHQRLFNLRRLKKCGLSPKTLTNFFRSTIESILSGCITAWYGNCLASTARLSRGWCGLHNASPGANYLPNLGIYSTRCHSTDTWQQLPRRTPQFDNRPRFEQPPLQQTVSRPVRVETVAVTCHSDYMEIIVKADLFKLGNLIDVDDLRLGVEQYQDQEPCRATASAAGDEYRIFAALSDCGTKHMLNEDSLIYANLLRYTPRTTPDGVIRMAGAVIPIECHYERKYSLDSSSLQPTWIPFTATVSAEDTLQFSLKLMTSDWLYERGSGVYFLGDPINIEASVRVAHHTRLRVFVSSCVATLDPESNSVPRYVFIEGDGCLSDSQLPGSRSGFMHRTQDHKLGFHIDAFRFYQEDRAELYITCHLMAVPVMDHAEPSNKACSFIDGRWRSADENDLLCGRCPSLSRQKGVDQAPAQRPLSPRRGGSQLEPRVYLNKPPASGDNWSIGMKAKKVWDQDATLGPMMVLPSKQKSTPLSPRTSGGIDIPGFSAGSRSRGMDFKTELELIPTPEPFGDLEVTTEKEGLGEEEDQYEIGTY from the exons atgctgttcattgactacagctcagcattcaacaccatagtaccctccaagctcatcgtcAAGCTGGGGGACCTGggcctcaaccccgccct GGACAccagtggagaaagtggaaagttCCTCGGGATACACATCaacgacaaactgaaatggtccaaccacacagacggtgtggtgaagaaggcgcatcagcgcctcttcaacctcaggaggctgaagaaatgtggcttgtcacccaaaactcTGACTAACTTTTTCAGatccacaatcgagagcatcctgtcaggatgtatcacagcctggtacggcaactgcttggcctcaaccgcaaggctctccagagggtggtgcggtctgcacaacgcatcaccgggggcaaactacctgcccaaCCTTGGCATctatagcacccgatgtcacag CACTGACACATGGCAACAACTTCCAAGGCGAACACCGCAATTTGACAATCGTCCACGCTTTGAACAGCCTCCACTCCAACAAACAGTTTCAAGGCCAGTTCGAGTAGAAACTGTCGCTGTGACGTGCCATTCAGACTACATGGAGATAATCGTGAAGGCTGATCTGTTTAAACTCGGTAATCTAATCGACGTGGATGACCTGCGACTTGGAGTTGAACAGTACCAAGACCAAGAGCCGTGTAGGGCTACAGCTTCAGCAGCCGGAGATGAGTACAGAATATTTGCAGCACTTTCGGACTGTGGAACCAAGCACAtg CTGAACGAAGACTCATTGATCTACGCAAACCTCCTCAGATATACACCCAGAACCACACCAGATGGCGTTATTCGAATGGCTGGTGCTGTAATCCCAATTGAGTGTCATTATGAAAG GAAGTACAGTTTGGACAGCTCTTCTCTCCAGCCGACCTGGATCCCTTTCACCGCCACGGTGTCTGCTGAAGACACCCTGCAGTTCTCATTGAAGCTTATGACAA GTGACTGGCTCTATGAGCGGGGTTCTGGAGTCTACTTCCTGGGTGATCCCATCAACATTGAGGCGTCTGTCAGGGTTGCTCACCACACCAGGCTCAGGGTCTTTGTTAGCAGCTGCGTGGCCACACTGGACCCTGAGAGCAACTCTGTCCCCAGATATGTCTTCATTGAGGGTGATGG GTGCTTGTCGGATTCCCAGCTGCCTGGTTCCCGCTCTGGTTTCATGCATAGGACCCAGGACCACAAGCTCGGGTTCCACATTGATGCCTTTAGGTTCTACCAGGAGGACAGGGCAGAG CTGTACATCACCTGCCACCTTATGGCAGTCCCTGTCATGGACCATGCAGAGCCTAGCAACAAGGCATGCTCCTTCATTGATGGCAG ATGGAGGTCTGCTGATGAGAATGATTTGCTATGTGGGCGTTGTCCAAGCCTGAGTAGACAGAAGGGGGTTGATCAAGCTCCAGCACAACGTCCCCTCAGTCCAAGACGAGGTGGTAGCCAACTTGAACCTCGTGTCTACCTCAACAAACCCCCAGCCTCTGGTGACAATTGGAGTATTGGGATGAAGGCCAAGAAAG TATGGGACCAGGATGCTACTTTGGGCCCCATGATGGTCCTCCCAAGTAAACAGAAGAGTACACCTTTATCTCCACGGACGAGTGGAGGTATCGATATACCTGGCTTCTCTGCTGGCAGTCGTTCGCGTGGCATGGACTTCAAGACAG AGCTGGAGTTGATTCCTACACCTGAGCCCTTTGGAGACCTTGAGGttaccacagagaaagagggtCTGGGTGAAGAGGAGGATCAGTATGAGATTGGAACCTATTGA